A region of Candidatus Hydrogenedentota bacterium DNA encodes the following proteins:
- a CDS encoding arylsulfatase, whose product MHRRDFMRVMGSGLAAAAMSANAAGAAPKRPERPNFLIILADDMGFSDLGCYGSEIATPNLDGLARDGVRFTHFYSAARCCPSRASLLTGLYPHQAGMGGMVTRSDNDQRQGPYQGYLNQSCVTIAEVLKTAGYRTYMSGKWHVGERPEHWPRKRGFDRYYGLISGASSYWGILEEERDRRAFARDDERIFPEGENFYMTDAFSDYAVKWLEEQKGREEPFLLYLAYTAPHWPLHAWPEDIAKYQGKYTKGWDQLRQERYERLVNMGIIEAKWKLSPRDPDVPAWEDAKDKEDWDLRMAVYAAMVDRMDQGIGRVLDALRRIGEHENTVVMFLSDNGGCHEGLEDRKLDKPGAKPGERGSFVAYRRPWANASNTPFRLFKHWVHEGGIATPFIVRWPAGMTRKGELERQVGHINDIMATCVDLAGAKYPETFNGQAITPCEGKSLAPVLGGGRREPHERLYWEHMGNRAVLEGDWKFVAAKDTEWALYNLAEDRTELNDLSDAMPERAKALLDEWNAWADRVGARKPA is encoded by the coding sequence ATGCACCGACGGGATTTCATGCGGGTAATGGGGAGCGGGTTGGCTGCCGCGGCGATGAGCGCGAACGCTGCCGGGGCGGCCCCCAAGCGCCCCGAGCGCCCGAATTTCCTGATCATTCTGGCCGACGACATGGGGTTCAGCGACCTCGGATGCTATGGCTCTGAGATTGCTACGCCCAACCTGGACGGTCTCGCCCGCGACGGCGTACGGTTCACTCATTTCTATTCCGCGGCGCGGTGTTGCCCCTCCCGGGCTTCGTTGTTGACCGGGCTTTATCCGCACCAGGCGGGCATGGGCGGCATGGTGACCCGAAGCGATAACGACCAGCGGCAGGGACCCTACCAGGGATACCTGAACCAGTCCTGCGTGACCATTGCGGAGGTTCTCAAAACGGCCGGGTACCGGACCTACATGTCCGGCAAGTGGCACGTGGGCGAGCGGCCCGAACACTGGCCCCGGAAACGCGGCTTCGATCGGTATTACGGGCTCATCAGCGGCGCGAGCAGCTATTGGGGTATCTTGGAGGAGGAGCGCGACCGGCGGGCGTTTGCGCGCGACGACGAACGCATCTTCCCCGAAGGCGAGAATTTCTACATGACCGACGCGTTCTCCGACTACGCCGTGAAATGGCTCGAGGAGCAGAAGGGACGCGAAGAGCCGTTCTTGCTGTACCTCGCCTACACCGCTCCGCACTGGCCCTTGCATGCGTGGCCCGAGGACATCGCCAAATACCAGGGCAAGTACACCAAGGGATGGGACCAGCTTCGCCAGGAACGTTACGAGCGTCTTGTGAACATGGGGATCATCGAGGCCAAATGGAAACTCTCGCCGCGCGACCCCGACGTGCCCGCATGGGAAGACGCCAAGGATAAGGAAGACTGGGATCTGCGCATGGCGGTGTACGCGGCCATGGTGGACCGCATGGACCAGGGCATCGGGCGCGTGCTCGACGCGCTGCGGCGCATCGGCGAGCACGAGAATACCGTGGTGATGTTTCTATCGGATAATGGCGGCTGTCACGAAGGCCTCGAAGACCGGAAACTCGACAAGCCCGGCGCCAAACCCGGCGAGCGGGGCTCGTTCGTGGCGTACCGGCGTCCTTGGGCCAATGCGAGCAACACGCCCTTCCGCCTGTTCAAGCACTGGGTGCACGAGGGGGGCATCGCGACGCCGTTCATCGTGCGCTGGCCCGCGGGCATGACGCGCAAAGGCGAACTCGAGCGCCAGGTCGGACACATCAACGACATCATGGCCACCTGCGTGGACCTCGCGGGCGCCAAGTACCCCGAAACGTTCAACGGGCAGGCTATTACGCCATGCGAAGGGAAGTCGCTGGCGCCCGTTCTTGGCGGCGGGCGGCGCGAACCCCACGAGCGGCTGTACTGGGAGCACATGGGCAACCGGGCGGTACTGGAAGGCGACTGGAAGTTCGTGGCGGCCAAGGACACGGAATGGGCGTTGTACAACCTCGCCGAGGACCGTACCGAGCTGAACGATTTGTCCGACGCCATGCCGGAGCGCGCGAAAGCCCTGTTAGATGAATGGAACGCCTGGGCGGACCGCGTGGGAGCGCGCAAACCGGCATAG
- a CDS encoding DUF1559 domain-containing protein has protein sequence MKKHGFTLIELLVVIAIIGILAAILLPALARAREAARRASCANNLKQLGIIYKMYANESKGEKWPRNHGVQPWRPATAASLGCLNAHNGSQFGPDMVALYPDYLTDSNVLVCPSWNNYDMPPAIGVGVIEDDGSGTCPWVGFISQPGDCYHYLGYAFDRCDEGEPTVPHPYNPAVQVPSQVATTLMLPENATAMAVFLNLSTDPADNAALDQDLVAAAGDGNGGSQTIYRLREGIERFLITDINNPAGSAMAQSQLAVSWDMISSNWENYSTFNHVPGGSNVLYMDGHVEFLRYPHERFPVTRSWAEFWGNMPAQ, from the coding sequence ATGAAAAAACATGGTTTTACCCTGATCGAACTGCTCGTGGTGATTGCCATTATAGGCATTCTGGCCGCGATCCTGCTGCCGGCCCTGGCTCGCGCCCGCGAAGCCGCCCGCCGCGCCAGCTGCGCGAACAATCTGAAGCAGTTGGGCATTATCTACAAGATGTATGCCAATGAGAGCAAAGGCGAAAAATGGCCCCGCAACCATGGTGTACAGCCATGGCGTCCGGCCACTGCGGCTTCCCTTGGCTGCCTTAATGCGCACAATGGTTCCCAGTTCGGCCCCGACATGGTGGCGCTATATCCTGACTATCTGACCGATTCTAATGTGCTGGTTTGCCCGTCCTGGAACAACTACGATATGCCCCCCGCGATTGGCGTGGGGGTGATCGAGGATGATGGCAGCGGCACATGCCCGTGGGTTGGTTTCATCTCGCAGCCGGGCGACTGCTATCACTACCTGGGATATGCGTTCGACCGCTGCGATGAAGGAGAGCCCACGGTCCCGCATCCCTATAATCCCGCCGTCCAGGTTCCGTCTCAGGTCGCGACAACGCTGATGCTGCCCGAGAACGCGACAGCAATGGCGGTCTTCCTGAATCTGTCTACCGATCCGGCTGATAACGCCGCGCTGGATCAGGATTTGGTTGCTGCCGCCGGCGACGGAAACGGCGGGAGTCAGACAATCTACCGGTTGCGCGAAGGAATCGAGCGGTTTCTTATCACCGACATCAATAACCCTGCCGGGAGCGCTATGGCTCAGAGCCAATTGGCGGTTTCCTGGGACATGATCTCCTCAAATTGGGAGAACTACTCAACGTTTAATCACGTCCCCGGCGGCTCCAATGTGCTGTACATGGACGGCCATGTCGAATTCCTGAGGTATCCGCACGAGCGGTTCCCGGTGACCCGCAGCTGGGCCGAATTCTGGGGCAACATGCCTGCACAATGA
- a CDS encoding DUF1559 domain-containing protein, producing MKKHGFTLIELLVVIAIIGILAAILLPALARAREAARRASCANNLKQMGLVFKMYANEATGEKWPSMIKAFPNYTQNCDQPNQINRFFDGPAVYPEYLTDDNILICPSDGDGWTRVVEDGWRNPSVMTPSGGINPCHFWEISYEYYGWAIKPEHVIAAGTDINAMPATFDYGMLGAMATVFLGTNPLGSTDPSVAAVSAVVNFANGTPWNSFEGDISYTSDAGVGVTIYRLREGIERFMITDINNPAGSAKAQSEISVMWDMAWTPLASDGWSYFNHVPGGGNVLYMDGHVEFLRYPSEWPICRAYPQMMDLMNAFI from the coding sequence ATGAAGAAGCATGGCTTTACCCTGATCGAATTGCTCGTCGTAATTGCCATAATCGGCATTTTGGCCGCGATTTTACTGCCGGCCCTGGCTCGCGCTCGCGAGGCAGCCCGCCGCGCGAGCTGCGCCAACAACCTCAAACAGATGGGGTTGGTATTCAAGATGTACGCCAACGAGGCCACGGGCGAGAAGTGGCCCAGCATGATCAAGGCGTTTCCGAACTACACCCAGAATTGCGACCAGCCCAACCAGATTAACCGTTTCTTTGACGGCCCGGCGGTATACCCCGAATACCTGACGGACGACAACATCCTGATTTGCCCTTCCGACGGTGACGGCTGGACCCGCGTGGTGGAAGATGGCTGGCGGAACCCTTCCGTGATGACTCCGAGTGGCGGCATTAACCCCTGCCATTTCTGGGAAATCTCGTACGAATACTACGGATGGGCGATAAAGCCCGAGCATGTCATTGCGGCGGGAACCGATATCAACGCCATGCCTGCTACGTTCGATTACGGCATGCTCGGCGCTATGGCAACCGTTTTCCTGGGCACCAACCCCCTGGGCTCGACCGATCCCTCCGTCGCAGCCGTCTCCGCCGTCGTTAACTTCGCGAACGGCACACCCTGGAATTCCTTTGAAGGCGATATCAGTTACACGAGCGACGCCGGCGTTGGCGTGACCATCTATCGTCTTCGCGAAGGCATCGAGCGGTTCATGATCACCGACATCAACAACCCGGCCGGCAGCGCAAAGGCCCAGAGCGAGATCTCAGTGATGTGGGACATGGCCTGGACGCCTCTGGCATCGGATGGCTGGAGCTATTTCAATCACGTGCCGGGCGGCGGCAATGTGCTGTATATGGACGGCCATGTCGAGTTCCTCCGGTATCCGAGCGAATGGCCCATCTGCCGTGCGTACCCGCAGATGATGGACCTCATGAACGCCTTTATCTAG
- a CDS encoding VanZ family protein — MKTRYIIATALYCAGIFWISSQPRPLGVEIPSVFGIDKFGHFGVYAGLAGLVSVGLQRSGSRLSPRWQFWFPIVFTALYGLSDECHQIFVPQRTFAIGDLVANTAGGFAAPFFLWHFWWRPRRAGETPAK, encoded by the coding sequence GTGAAAACCCGCTACATTATCGCCACGGCCCTCTATTGTGCGGGGATTTTCTGGATTTCATCGCAGCCGCGCCCGCTCGGGGTCGAGATACCCTCAGTATTCGGCATCGACAAGTTCGGCCATTTCGGCGTCTACGCGGGACTGGCCGGGCTGGTGTCGGTGGGGTTGCAACGTTCGGGTTCCCGGCTTTCACCGCGTTGGCAGTTCTGGTTCCCGATAGTCTTCACGGCCCTCTACGGGTTAAGCGACGAGTGCCACCAGATCTTCGTGCCCCAGCGCACGTTTGCGATTGGCGACCTCGTTGCAAACACCGCGGGCGGATTCGCCGCACCGTTTTTCCTTTGGCATTTCTGGTGGCGGCCCCGCCGGGCCGGTGAAACGCCCGCCAAGTAA
- a CDS encoding DUF1559 domain-containing protein: MRKLGFTLIELLVVIAIIGILAAILLPALARAREAARRASCANNLKQLGLVFKMYSNESKGEKWPSMAKAFPRYDLGCAQVNLTNRFFNGPSVYPEYLTDDNILLCPSDGDGQTRVETDGWRNPVALFPGGGINPCHFWEISYEYYGWALMPQQVIVGPVSDATLNKSSYDVMGGDFEAGFLNAVMEQFGVLDAGAAQAALFASSPGSVHENDMTMNPPDSDTNETTIYRLREGIERFFITDINNPAGSSKAQTEIPVMWDWAWGPIDPVNGWSYFNHIPGGSNVLYMDGHVEFLRYPGEWPVCKAYVAMMNALAGVVG; encoded by the coding sequence ATGAGAAAGCTCGGTTTTACCTTGATCGAACTGCTCGTGGTGATTGCCATTATAGGCATTCTGGCCGCGATCCTGCTGCCGGCCCTGGCTCGCGCCCGCGAAGCCGCCCGCCGCGCCAGTTGCGCCAACAACCTTAAACAATTGGGGTTGGTATTCAAGATGTACTCCAACGAGTCCAAAGGCGAGAAGTGGCCGAGCATGGCGAAGGCGTTTCCACGCTATGACCTCGGATGCGCTCAAGTGAACTTGACCAATCGTTTCTTTAACGGTCCGTCGGTGTATCCCGAATACTTGACGGATGACAATATTTTGCTTTGCCCGTCCGACGGCGATGGTCAGACCCGTGTCGAGACCGACGGCTGGCGGAACCCGGTTGCCCTGTTCCCGGGCGGCGGCATCAACCCCTGCCATTTCTGGGAGATCTCGTACGAGTACTATGGCTGGGCCCTGATGCCCCAGCAGGTAATCGTAGGCCCTGTCAGCGACGCGACCCTGAACAAATCTTCGTACGACGTAATGGGCGGCGATTTCGAGGCGGGTTTCCTCAATGCGGTTATGGAACAGTTCGGCGTGCTTGATGCCGGCGCAGCACAGGCAGCCCTGTTTGCGTCGTCCCCCGGCTCGGTTCATGAGAACGATATGACCATGAACCCTCCCGACTCAGACACCAATGAAACGACCATTTACCGGCTCCGCGAAGGCATCGAGCGGTTCTTCATCACCGACATCAATAACCCTGCGGGAAGTTCCAAGGCCCAGACAGAGATCCCGGTGATGTGGGACTGGGCATGGGGTCCGATTGACCCTGTCAATGGTTGGAGCTACTTCAACCACATCCCCGGCGGCAGCAATGTCCTCTATATGGACGGCCACGTCGAGTTTTTACGTTACCCGGGCGAGTGGCCGGTCTGCAAAGCATATGTGGCTATGATGAACGCGCTGGCGGGTGTCGTCGGATAA